The Plasmodium cynomolgi strain B DNA, chromosome 13, whole genome shotgun sequence DNA segment aaaaaaaaagtcagaaaaaaaatgaacttgtagatataaatttaaaggcGAAATTATTGCATATGGGCGTtatgtgctatttttttttctccaaaaaggggtttttcattttaggTACGCAGGAAAGCAGATACGAAGAAACGCAGATACGAAGATTCGCAGATACACAGGTACGCAGGTACGCAGGTACGCAGATACGCAGATACGCAGATACGAAGGTACGCGAATGCACGCAGGTAGTAccatgtgcatatacacaAAAGTAcggtttgcttttttttttttttttggcccagTGACTATTCTAGCTTTGCAGTTTTGCTTATAGCTTTTTCGCCTTATAACGGCGCGCGTATTAATGTGCACCGGTTTATTCACGTACGGATGTTTACTTTTATGTGTTCGGGCTTTTACACGCAATTTCTAATGCGAGCAAATGtgcctttgttttttttttttgcattctctTTGTTTATACTGCGCCTGCCTTTTTGCTTACCTTCGTGCAAACTTGCTTGTACCGCGAGGGGAAGAATGAGAAAGAAAAGATATCGTAAAGTTACGCACGTTGAAATTTAACTTGGGCTAGGGATGAAAAATGGATGGTACTTCTTTTCAGGCATATGTGTGGAGTTGGACGAggggaagatgaagaagaagatgaataataaggaggaggagcttTGGTGATTCTTATTCTTTCTCCGTTTAAAGTCAAAATGAAGTTTTGCTTCGCACACTTTTAAGGAGCGTTATATGGCTAAAGGGATGTCCANNNNNNNNNNNNNNNNNNNNNNNNNNNNNNNNNNNNNNNNNNNNNNNNNNNNNNNNNNNNNNNNNNNNNNNNNNNNNNNNNNNNNNNNNNAtgtcctattttttttttttttttttacgtaaaagTTTGactatgtataaaaaaaaaaaaactacggGGTAATGCCGAATTTTCTATGgacttaaaaatttaatttcccgttttttcctcatttgagGTTTCTCATTTTAGCTGACTGACATAGTATGGTTTGTCTCCCCATGTGAAGTATACCAATGGCTAAGAAAATCGcacacaaatgtgtgcagTATGTGTGATGCATGGTGTGTTACGCCCCTCTCTCCAGCTAACTTGAATTTGTTTCACATCAAATGCCTCTTATAATGTTATCCGTTAACGTTCCACGCGTGTCTACCATTTTTACTTTGGTGTGCATGCATGTCCTGTTGGAGTAGATACCCGCGTTTATTCACCAATTAATGTGCCAATGtgtgtacagaaaaaaaatggggttcttttttcccccatcgGTGAAGTGAAAGGTATAAAGAGGACGAACAAAGATGCGCATAATCAACTTTTATCCCACTTCGCGAACAATCTCTTTGGAGAAGCActgcacaaaaatgatgagatCACCTCACATGTGTGTTTCTCTCCAGTTTTTGCCAGCCATCGATCGTCATTCAACTTATAACTTAGAggtgctcctttttgtgcgTTGCGTGGATTGACGTAATTAAGTACTACTCTTTTGTTTCCTTACGGGTAAAAACGCATCCCTATGTTCTCCAACGTACAAACAGGTTGGATGTTCTCCTGTGAACAGTTAATTCATCGAGCCAAGAATAGGCGTGTAATGGAATGCGCTACGTGCGTATCTCCACTTTAAGGctataagaaaatttttccacCCGTTTAAAATCAGGGGTttatgttcacttttttggaATCTCCTAACAGTTTTGACCTTCCCACTTGAGTTCTTCCCGCTCGTGAACAGAACCAAGTGCGAAGGTTTGTTCCACACCTCTTTCGGATAAACGTAAATGCGCTCCGCGTAAATTTGGCCAAGCTGCGAAGGGGCTGCGTGGAGGGGTCGCTACAACTCGGCGCATATCCCCCACGCacggtgtttttttttgaatgcgAAATGGTGCCCTgcagttgtaaaaaaaaaaaatatatataatataatgattCTTTCttgttttcttctcccttcttctcttctcccttcttctcttctccccttttttcttctcctttttttccccgtcgCAAAGGAATCCAAGAAGGTCATCACATCATCATCCACAATACGCTGCATTTGCGGACCCCATTTTAAGTCAGCAAAAAAGGGTCCTCCATAAAAAGCGGCgatttacatatatacaccaTATTGACCGCAAAGGGAAAAggccatttttcttcccccattttctccccccattATTCCTCCCCCATTTGTCACTCCATAATAAACACGTACATGTCGGTATGCCGCTTGTGGAGTACGTCAATGAGGAGGGGTACAGAATTGACGGGAGAAAGGAAGACGAATGCAGGTTGATAAAAATCAGCGTGGGGAacgaaaatatatttacggATGCGGACGGATTTGCATTTTACGAATTAGGGAACACAAAACTGTTGTCGTACATACAAGGACCAACTGAATTAAAGAAGTCGGAAGAAAAGTGCTCAATAAAATGTGAAGTATTCCTCTCTCCATTTAAtgtgtatgaaaaaaaaaaaaaagaccaaagATAGCGTAACAAATGAAATAAGTGCGTATATAAGAAATATCtgtgaaaatattatcctcctggatttatataaaaattcagaaataaatattttcctttacatAATAGAGCGTGATGGAGGGGTGAAACATGCTGCCATAAACACCTGCATCCTGGCATTAATTGACGCAGGCATAGCGATTAAGTACTTTATATCTGCCTGCTCAGTTCTGTACTTACAAAATCGTATCCTTGTGGATGGGAACCAGTTAGAAATTAACTCGGGTGCCCCCGAACTGACTATGGTCATTGAACTCaacactcataaaattattttgctaGAATTTGATGCGGAAGTCCCTATTGACATTTTCGAAGCCATGGTTCGCACCTGCATGGACTGCTGTGTCAATTTGGGCAACGTCATGAAATTAACTGTAAAGGAAAACGCCATCAAGCTGTTGTGCTTAAACAATATGTTAAATGCCTGACCGGGGAGCAGGCGAAATGGCATTCGTTACACTTTGTGCCAACAACCAGCACCTGCGGATAAGAAGCATCGCCACGCATGATGATCTATGGCCAACCGCCGGAAATTAATTCCGACCCTTTTTCCAAGCGCGGATGTTTCCACCGCATTCGCtcgtatgtgtgtacattttttattttaatttttttttttttttttttttccttgtaaTTGCGTGGCCAAAATTGCCTTAAATCTACCCCCAAAAGAAGCGGCACTTCGCCGATCCATTTGAaccaataaataaaacaaataaaatgaaacataaTGCAGCATTACATGCAGAGCGTCGCCCCTTCGGAGAATACTCCCCTGCACGAAATGCAAAACTTTCAGCATTCCACCAATAGGCGGACACCCCGTTTTGTTTCACCTGCAAGGGCAACTGccctccccaaaaaaataacccctCTCGTGGATTATTTTAAAGCACATATAAAGGATCTCACACTTGTTGCACTTGGTCTTTATTctagtggaaaaaatgccaaTAGTGCACTGCTcaaaatgccatttttataatttcctGTACGTTGCCTACCAAACGAAGCGAGCATCACCATTGCCCTGCTGTTTAACCGTTGGGGAAAACAAAGCGAGAGAGTTACACCGCATTTCACCTGCACACGCATACGTGTATgacacacatatgtacagCACACACGCAACTGAGAAAGAGGAAGTGACCAACTCGCAGCAAacattattcttttttttttttttttttcctttaatgtATGCCACGTTCGCATCACCTCAATCCGCCAGTGGAAACGTGTTGCAAGCATTTCGCCAATCATATGCTCAGTCCTTGTTCGCCAACTTGCTTGtgcactccttttttgtgacccCCAAAGAGTAAAGTTAGAACGCCCCATTTGTTACCGCTCAGGGTTTCATCATAACATGGTGTAACAAGCCatctttccaatttttttttttttttagctacCTGAGGTTTAAGTAGGCAAGAAACAGTCTCTCTCCCAATGAACGACGAATACGCGCACAAGCCACCAACATACGCATGGGATGTAAGCGTCGGCCTGGATTCTATAAGACAAAACATTAtcgattttattttgctttgcgGCTTCATAGCTAGCATTTTGggctccttttattttttttactggtTGAAAACTCGCGAAATGAGAAATATGTGCAGCAAAAATTATTAGGGGGGAAAAGTTCCGCACGCACaaaatgtgtgtatgtatttatgtatgtgtgtacgtacgtatgtgtaGGGGTGGCGGTGGGGATTACTGTGAGCTTTTAAGACCACAGGAGGATCTGATCCACGTTTTTACGCCAACGGGGGAACTGTAAGCGCGCGACCGCGCCTATGTTGCCAGCACACACAAACTCGTGCATCCATACGTGCCTACATGCATGCGTAGGCACGTTTTGTGGAATGCATGCCTCTCCACATAAGAATTCTCacttattttgtaaaaaaaaaaaaaaaggcacagtgctcacacacacatactcatatgcatgtgcatatactttttttcacctttttgccAGTTGAACGGGGATACACACTCAGCTTGCGTAACATGCTAGGTGCTATGACCGGTAAACCGCTCACATAAACATATGTCACAATGTCaccaaagaggaaaatgaaaCACAAAGTTGGGACTGTCCCACATGGTTATTTTCTGCTGTTTGTGTAAATCACATCGGCAGCAGTGTTCCCCCACGGTTTCCACATGGTGACTTTTTCTtgtattaaaaattgaaagccATTTGCAACACAAATATGTACCTGTGCAAATCTGTGGGGAGGGGCCCCTAAGTGGTGAATCCCCCCCTTCCCAGGACGCACACAtaagaaaggaaggaaaaacaaaacgaaacgaaacaAAGAGGCACTGGCGTTTAACGTACCCTTAAGAGATGTCTGTGGACATGCCGCTGGACACGCCTCTAGACATGCCACTGTCCGTGGCTCTAAATGTTGACCCGCTTAAAAGACACGATGACGTAAAACAAGCAAAACACCGTTATGAGCATGAGCGAGAAGGCGAGGGTCCAGAACACGTACTGGTCGCTTTCAAAGCCGTTTTTCAAGTTCATCCCAAAAATGGCTGCAACGGTACCAACAACGGTTATGATGATGCCGTATATCTTCAACCCTAGCTCTAATTTTAGCACATTATTTCTTGCGTCGTCTAAATTGAGCTCTACCATTTGGAGGACGTCATCTAACGATTCATCAGTTCTATGaatgatttttaaaaactcatCAATTTCGTGGGAGTAATATTCTAGCAACATTTCCGTGTCCTCATTATTAGGAGTAGGATCACATTTTTCCCATAATTCTGGTTTATCTCCAAAATAGGAAACTTCTAATCTTCGAACATCTTCGTCATTATTTAACACTGCATGTATGGCTTTATATACACTCTGTACCTTCTCATCAATAATTTTTAGCTTTCTCCTCATTTCGGTCAATTTGTTTATAcatttgtatatgcttaaattGTTACTTATAATTTCAAATAGCTTTTCTGCTTCACATATGACGGGttctatttcgttttttagcTCTTCACATATATCAACAAAGATGGCTTCTAAAATGAGTATCTCGAAGGGTAAAGAATCTTTAATTAACGAAATgacttttgcattttcaataaaatatttgcacatcctttcttccttctctgcAACTTCAGGAATTGGACTGTTTGTGAATGTCGGAATATACAGTAGGAAGTCTTTAAATATGATGCACTTTCTATAGGGCAAATTGATAAGGACGCAATTCCTCTTTGGGGATATATCAAATCTGGTGTTGCTATTGGTTGAGAGTAGTTGTCTTATATCTCTGTATTGGGCTAGACCGCTAGAATTTATCGGagtgttttctccttttatttgGTGCACTATCTTTAACAATTCATGTGTCTGTAGTGAGTACTGTACTGTTTCTCCGCTActtattttatgaacatagtgttttaaatatttattaaagcaTTTAATGCGTACCTTGAAGTCTTCATTCTTTGCATATTCCTCCGTCTCTTTGCCGGAAcctcctttattttctttcgaGTAGGGGAAGATTTTTCTACCAAAATGAGCCTCTTTACACTCGCTGCTTTCCCTTCCGTTTTCATCCAGTGCGCTCGCATACTTGGCAAATTCCTCGCTGCCGTTCCTTTTAAACCTCGTTTTGAGGTAGtctatgtatttattttcactttttattttcttttcattccttTCCATTAAGTTTTTCATATCGTGATGTTGACCTGCGTGATACTTGGACATCCCCCCCAGCGTTCTGCTCTGTTCTCCGTCCTCATTAGCATTTCCCTTGACTTCCCCATCATTGTCACTCATGTTAAGCAGGGGTTTGTTCAGCTTCTTCTCTTCAGGCATCATTTAGGAAACCGGAAAAGGCGAGGGGCATTGGGGCagtgcatatacatgtatatatgtcatatacatgtatatatgccatatatatgtatatatgcacatatggcGCTAGCACGCTTAACACGAATGCGTGATGACGCCGCGCAGAGACAACTTCACCTTTTAAGGcgaaaaaacacacacacacacagagaaagagagagagagagagagagagagagagcaGTGGCGGAGAAGATTCACGCACATACTACTCCCAACTCCTCCACTCATTTATCCCCAATGCTACACTTTTTCaccatgtacatatgcatacatgtgcgCGGTAACAGATGGCACCAAATTATTTGCCAACCTTTTGTACCTTTCAAAACTGAAGGAGTCAATTTTGCTTAAGATTTCTCATAATACATTACCGTTAacgctgcatttttttccttcctcttttaACCTTAACTTTTGTAGAAAAGTGgggttcaaaaaaaaaaaaaaaaaaaaaaaaagcgcccCATATAAATGTAAAGCGCAAACAATATAACGCGTTTTATGGGAACTCTGTCCTAACCTTTCATAACTGTTCAGTAAATTTTCCTTAAACTTGCATAACTATCCAGTTGGTTTTTAAAACGGGGGGGGTGAAAagccagaaaaaaatatgtacatatatatatatataacgaaGTGGAGCGCGATAGGTGGGGGCTCCTAACTACGCAGCGCGGCgtgcacaattttgaaatttatcAAACAAGGCAATATAGCGTACAAAGCTGAAACGCTCGGGCACGCGCCcctgtgcaaaaatggataaatgtATGCATGCCTATATATCAGCGAACCCGCAGCGCGCtcatttatgtaaatttagCTTACtattcaaatttaaaaaagctcaccaaaaaaaaatatagccaaAATAACCGCGGAGGAACGtggaaaagaggaaatatCCAAAgagaaagggagaaaaattaaaaggtgCGTTATAACAGAACACAAAATTAATACCTTTGTAGACACCACTCCCGAGAGGAAGTTCACAACAGGGGACAAATGCGCAAAGGGGCACGAtctgaaaaaattgccacaGCACACGTTTTtccacatatgtatatgtactaTATGTTTTTATGCATACCCGTGGCGAAAGGAAACTTCGCTCCTCGCGCAAAAAGGCCGAGTCGATCACAGCGACTGACGTTACTGCAATTTGTTGAGTGTGTCCataaagtttttttaatgctttaCTTTTACTTAAATGGTGAGGAGTAACGAGCAGGTTATTCCTTAAAGGCGAAACGACCAAAATGTGTGCCAGGTTACTGCGCACATCGCCgatatgcacatgtgaggTGCCAAAAAATGACACTTGATAAAAACGGCCGACGTGccccttttctttctcactaagcataaaaaaaaaaaaaaaaaaaacaatattaAACAGTTCGGTTGAATATATTAAGCAATTTatgtgtccttttttgtgtctttCAAAAATGCAtgttttcaaaatgggaaagccGATATTCTTCCGAACAGAATAAGTGAGCAGGGGAGGTCCCGCAAGAATGGTACATACGTATTTACACCGAGGGGAAGAGGTGGAGCAGACCAAGTGTCTCCCCTGTCGATATAAGTTTGCGCCAAACAACACTGATGAAAACTTTAAAAAGAGGGTTCATGTACGGACGCAcagatttttttatgaaaatgtaCGCCAGCGTACGTGAGCAGTTACACACATACACTTAACGGTCGCACTCGTCGCAATTCTGAAAACACCAATGGGGGTTGGGGGggatttctcccccccatgtGCTGCATTGTTAAGAACTTAAATAGCCAGCTCCTTCAAGTAACTCTTCTTGGACATGAATCTGTCCATAAACTCACTCtcagtggaggaagaaaagaggTAATTAATTTCGTCCTTAATTTTCATATAGttggaaattttatttttgtaattttcattaatacTGGAGGATGTGTCAATGTTTAGCTTTTCCTTCAGGTAGTATTTATTTTCCGCTGACTCCAGTTCTTCTACTTTTTCGTAGGCCTTTCGAATCACGTCTTTTGGTAACTTGGCTATTTCAGCAACATTGACACCATAGCTTTTGTTCGATGCGCCATCCTTAATTTCGTACAAGAAgcagatttttttctgcttctgaTCGATAGTCGTTTCGACATGTCTGTTGATGACACCCTCACATTGATAAGCAATGTTTGAAATTTCATGAAAATGCGTAGCAAATAAACAGAAGCATTTTATGTGGTCCAAAATGTATTTGCCAATAGACCAACTGATGCCTAACCCTTCATAGGTAGATGTCCCCCTTCCCAATTCATCCACAATGATGAAGGAATTTTTGtctgcatttttaacaatagCGGATGCTTCTATCATTTCGGATAGGAAAGTCGATATACCCTTTAACTGAAAATCAGAAGCACCTACTCTACACATGACTTGACTAAAAACAGGAATTTCACAAAAGTCGCACGGCACAAACATACCTATTTGAGCCAGGATACAAATTATAGCTGTCTGTCTGATGTACGTACTCTTCCCTCCCATGTTTGGTCCAGTAACTATTATCAAtctgctttcttttttattcatgtGAATATCATTTGGAATGAAATTACTCAAATTGTGTTGTAGTTCTAACAATGGGTGTcttgattttttcataattacaTTTTCCCCATCTTCTACTACAGTTGGCCTTACGTACGGAAATGGGGAATTATAACAAACAACGGCGAAGGATACTAACACGTCCAAGGTGGATACAATATCTATAAATTTTTCGATCACGGGTGTGTAGGTCGACACGGCACATATGGTCTTTTTGACAATTTCTAGTTGCAATgtgttgtaaatatttaaacaaTGTTCATACTGTTTACATAGACCTTTTAAAGTGCTCGTTGTAAACAAGAATTCGCTCTTATTCATGCGAACtgatatgaattt contains these protein-coding regions:
- a CDS encoding exosome complex exonuclease rrp41 (putative), which encodes MPLVEYVNEEGYRIDGRKEDECRLIKISVGNENIFTDADGFAFYELGNTKLLSYIQGPTELKKSEEKCSIKCETKDSVTNEISAYIRNICENIILLDLYKNSEINIFLYIIERDGGVKHAAINTCILALIDAGIAIKYFISACSVLYLQNRILVDGNQLEINSGAPELTMVIELNTHKIILLEFDAEVPIDIFEAMVRTCMDCCVNLGNVMKLTVKENAIKLLCLNNMLNA
- a CDS encoding corA-like Mg2+ transporter protein (putative) produces the protein MSDNDGEVKGNANEDGEQSRTLGGMSKYHAGQHHDMKNLMERNEKKIKSENKYIDYLKTRFKRNGSEEFAKYASALDENGRESSECKEAHFGRKIFPYSKENKGGSGKETEEYAKNEDFKVRIKCFNKYLKHYVHKISSGETVQYSLQTHELLKIVHQIKGENTPINSSGLAQYRDIRQLLSTNSNTRFDISPKRNCVLINLPYRKCIIFKDFLLYIPTFTNSPIPEVAEKEERMCKYFIENAKVISLIKDSLPFEILILEAIFVDICEELKNEIEPVICEAEKLFEIISNNLSIYKCINKLTEMRRKLKIIDEKVQSVYKAIHAVLNNDEDVRRLEVSYFGDKPELWEKCDPTPNNEDTEMLLEYYSHEIDEFLKIIHRTDESLDDVLQMVELNLDDARNNVLKLELGLKIYGIIITVVGTVAAIFGMNLKNGFESDQYVFWTLAFSLMLITVFCLFYVIVSFKR